One Fuerstiella marisgermanici DNA window includes the following coding sequences:
- a CDS encoding thioredoxin family protein has product MSVASLTTLLTVYFLAGSGSEQISKNVEPGVAADAADVQVSQEWLTSYEDAKALATKHKLPLLLHFDATWCGACRVMEAEVMHKPAVTEQLGRTLIGVRIDADRYKDLITEYGISTLPTELIVQPDGKRSELFVGAVSLSKYKLRLQQFASSAATALAKSGAESAAGEKDAAEVRSCLIVRHDGKMVGAGGFSPVALVAQRRWIKGSDKFVATHEGVQYFLQSQQEVDQFTANPTRYIPLLHGLDLVELHLENRTTTGAIEYGAFYKGQVYFFASVKNRDRFENNPTWYLSAMADARSADSKAYPFLNANTVN; this is encoded by the coding sequence ATGAGTGTCGCTTCACTGACAACATTGCTGACAGTGTATTTTCTCGCGGGGTCTGGTTCTGAACAGATCTCAAAGAACGTTGAACCAGGCGTAGCGGCTGATGCCGCAGATGTGCAGGTTTCGCAAGAATGGTTGACGTCTTACGAAGACGCCAAAGCATTGGCCACCAAGCACAAGTTGCCATTGCTGCTGCACTTCGACGCCACATGGTGCGGCGCCTGCCGCGTGATGGAAGCCGAAGTGATGCACAAGCCGGCTGTGACCGAGCAGCTGGGCCGAACGCTGATCGGAGTGCGTATTGATGCGGATCGCTACAAAGATCTGATCACCGAATACGGCATCTCGACTCTGCCAACGGAACTGATCGTTCAACCGGACGGCAAACGCAGCGAACTGTTTGTGGGAGCGGTTTCGTTAAGCAAATACAAATTGCGTCTGCAGCAATTTGCCAGTTCAGCGGCAACAGCTCTTGCCAAGTCTGGCGCGGAATCGGCCGCAGGCGAAAAAGATGCTGCCGAAGTTCGGTCGTGTCTGATTGTCCGGCACGATGGAAAGATGGTCGGTGCTGGCGGCTTTTCTCCCGTCGCTTTGGTGGCACAGCGCCGCTGGATCAAAGGCAGCGACAAGTTCGTGGCCACTCATGAAGGCGTCCAGTATTTTCTGCAGTCGCAGCAGGAAGTGGATCAGTTTACCGCCAATCCCACCAGGTACATTCCTCTGCTGCATGGCCTGGACCTGGTTGAGCTGCATCTGGAAAACCGGACCACGACCGGTGCCATTGAGTACGGTGCCTTCTACAAAGGGCAGGTGTACTTTTTCGCAAGCGTGAAGAACCGTGATCGCTTCGAAAACAACCCAACATGGTACCTCAGCGCGATGGCCGACGCTCGCAGCGCCGACAGCAAGGCCTACCCGTTCCTAAACGCCAACACTGTCAACTAA
- the cysC gene encoding adenylyl-sulfate kinase, translating into MAEQKATNVTWHEHNVTSEERQKLNGHKGAVLWFTGLSGCGKSTIANAVDRLLHDRGIHTFVLDGDNVRMGLNKNLGFSPEDRTENIRRIGEVAKLFCQGGTIVLTAFISPYREDRDQVREILDDGEFHEVYVNASLETCEERDPKGLYKKARAGEIKGFTGIDAPYEAPEKGELELDSDSKGIEELANEVIAHLEATGRLSV; encoded by the coding sequence ATGGCAGAGCAGAAGGCAACCAACGTTACCTGGCACGAACACAACGTGACGTCGGAAGAACGTCAGAAACTGAATGGGCACAAAGGAGCTGTGCTGTGGTTTACGGGCTTGAGTGGCTGTGGGAAAAGCACAATCGCCAACGCCGTTGACCGCCTTCTGCACGACCGAGGCATTCACACATTCGTACTGGACGGCGATAACGTCCGAATGGGTTTGAACAAGAACCTCGGTTTTTCTCCGGAAGACCGCACAGAAAACATTCGCCGCATTGGTGAAGTGGCCAAGTTGTTCTGCCAGGGCGGCACGATTGTGTTGACCGCGTTCATCTCTCCTTACCGCGAAGACCGCGATCAGGTGCGTGAAATTCTGGACGACGGTGAGTTTCACGAAGTCTACGTGAACGCGTCACTGGAAACCTGCGAAGAACGCGACCCAAAAGGCCTGTATAAGAAAGCTCGCGCTGGCGAAATCAAAGGTTTTACCGGTATCGACGCACCTTACGAAGCGCCTGAAAAGGGCGAACTGGAACTGGATTCCGACAGCAAGGGCATCGAAGAGCTGGCCAATGAAGTGATCGCTCACCTGGAAGCGACAGGTCGCCTCAGCGTCTAA
- the hisI gene encoding phosphoribosyl-AMP cyclohydrolase: MGSPSGPDFSKTELIPAIAQDAATGDVLMMAWMNEEAYHETLKTNRAVYFSRSRQKLWRKGEESGNVQELKAIYFDCDADTLLLKVNQIGGAACHEGYRSCFFRKIDPATGQFSIEGERVFDPAEVYKK; the protein is encoded by the coding sequence ATGGGCAGCCCGTCCGGTCCCGACTTTTCGAAAACTGAACTCATACCCGCCATCGCTCAGGACGCCGCAACCGGCGACGTGCTGATGATGGCATGGATGAATGAAGAAGCTTATCACGAAACGCTGAAGACAAATCGAGCCGTCTATTTCAGCCGCAGCCGACAGAAGTTGTGGCGAAAGGGCGAAGAAAGCGGCAACGTTCAGGAACTGAAAGCCATCTACTTCGACTGTGATGCGGACACACTGCTGCTGAAAGTTAATCAGATCGGCGGCGCAGCGTGCCACGAAGGTTATCGCAGCTGCTTCTTCCGGAAGATCGATCCGGCGACTGGTCAGTTTTCCATCGAAGGCGAACGCGTATTTGATCCGGCTGAGGTTTACAAGAAGTAA
- the hisG gene encoding ATP phosphoribosyltransferase, producing the protein MSERILKLGIPAGSLKDSTAELFDRAGYKIKFSSRSYFPTVNDDEIECMLIRAQEMARYVANGILDAGITGHDWVLETNADVHEVCELVFSKVSRRPVRWVLCVPEDSDIKTVKDLEGKRIATEAVGLTTNYLKQHGVNAEVEFSWGATEVKPPKLADAIVEVTETGSSLRANNLRILDEVIQSTTRFIANPKSYADEWTKNKIDNIALMLQSCLAAEGKVGLMMNVHREQLDAVVDILPALQTPTVSHLSDPDWIAVNTIVEEKLVRTAVPQLKAAGAKGIVEYPISKIID; encoded by the coding sequence ATGTCAGAACGCATTTTGAAACTCGGCATCCCCGCCGGCAGCCTCAAAGATTCAACCGCCGAACTGTTTGACCGAGCCGGCTACAAAATTAAGTTTTCGTCACGATCGTATTTTCCGACCGTCAACGATGACGAAATCGAATGCATGCTGATTCGAGCTCAGGAGATGGCTCGCTACGTCGCCAACGGAATCCTGGATGCCGGGATCACAGGCCACGACTGGGTGCTGGAAACGAATGCCGACGTGCACGAAGTTTGCGAACTGGTCTTTTCGAAAGTCAGTCGACGCCCCGTCCGCTGGGTATTGTGCGTGCCTGAAGACAGCGACATCAAAACTGTCAAAGACCTGGAAGGCAAGCGGATTGCAACGGAAGCCGTGGGTCTGACAACCAATTACCTGAAGCAACACGGCGTCAATGCGGAAGTCGAATTTTCATGGGGCGCGACGGAAGTCAAACCGCCGAAGCTGGCCGATGCAATCGTCGAAGTCACCGAAACGGGAAGCTCACTGCGAGCCAACAATCTCCGCATTCTGGACGAAGTGATTCAAAGCACGACTCGCTTTATCGCCAACCCCAAAAGCTACGCCGACGAATGGACGAAGAACAAGATCGACAACATTGCTCTGATGCTGCAGTCCTGCCTGGCGGCCGAAGGTAAAGTCGGCCTCATGATGAACGTGCACCGCGAACAGTTGGACGCCGTCGTCGACATCCTTCCCGCGTTGCAGACACCAACAGTGTCGCACCTGTCAGATCCCGACTGGATCGCGGTGAACACAATTGTGGAAGAAAAGCTGGTCCGCACCGCCGTACCGCAGCTAAAGGCGGCCGGCGCGAAAGGTATTGTTGAATATCCGATCAGCAAAATTATCGATTAG
- a CDS encoding type 1 glutamine amidotransferase domain-containing protein translates to MLTGKSFLAFVGTDYEDLELWYPKLRLIEEGATFVMAGPEAGAKYIGKNGYPCVSDIAIQGIDTSKYNGLICGGGWMPDKLRRDPEVLRITREFANAGKLVAAICHGGWIPISADVYKGVKVTGSPGIKDDLVNAGGMFEDAPVIVDRHFISSRRPDDLPDFCKAILAFYR, encoded by the coding sequence ATGCTCACCGGAAAATCATTTCTCGCCTTCGTGGGCACCGACTACGAAGACCTCGAACTATGGTACCCCAAACTGCGACTGATTGAAGAAGGCGCGACGTTTGTGATGGCCGGGCCGGAGGCAGGCGCGAAGTACATTGGGAAGAACGGCTATCCGTGCGTATCGGACATCGCCATTCAGGGGATCGACACGTCAAAGTACAATGGCCTGATCTGCGGCGGCGGGTGGATGCCGGACAAGCTGCGTCGTGATCCGGAAGTGCTGCGGATTACTCGGGAATTCGCCAACGCCGGAAAGTTGGTCGCCGCCATCTGCCACGGCGGCTGGATTCCGATCTCCGCTGACGTCTATAAGGGAGTCAAGGTCACGGGGTCGCCAGGCATTAAAGACGATCTGGTCAACGCCGGCGGCATGTTTGAAGACGCGCCGGTCATTGTCGATCGACACTTTATCAGCAGCCGTCGGCCGGATGACCTGCCGGACTTTTGTAAAGCGATTCTGGCGTTCTACCGTTAG